From the genome of Solidesulfovibrio carbinolicus, one region includes:
- the aroC gene encoding chorismate synthase, whose translation MAGNTFGTIFRLTTFGESHGPALGGVIDGCPPGVPVTEALIQRDLDRRRPGAGGLTGTARKEPDAVRLLSGIFEGESTGTPIAFAIENTDQRSRDYEAAKNLLRPGHADGTYLAKYGRRDYRGGGRASARETAARVAGGAVAASLLSGRGIDVFAYTVEFGGLPATVIDAAGAADRPFCAPDPAVIPAWEARAKQAMGSGDSLGGIVEVTATGVPAGLGEPVFDKLDARLAYALMGIGAVKGVEIGVGFAAARLTGSTNNDPIVNPPESNNAGGILGGISNGQPVTVRAAIKPIPSIAVPQRTTDIAGNPAEIVVGGRHDRSAIPRVVPVIRAMVLLVVADFLLAQQAVRPVGAPWV comes from the coding sequence ATGGCCGGCAATACCTTTGGCACCATCTTTCGGCTGACCACTTTTGGCGAATCCCACGGACCGGCCCTTGGCGGCGTCATCGACGGCTGCCCGCCGGGGGTGCCGGTCACGGAAGCGCTCATCCAGCGCGACCTGGACCGCCGCCGCCCCGGCGCGGGGGGGCTGACCGGCACGGCCCGCAAGGAGCCCGACGCCGTGCGCCTGCTCTCCGGGATCTTTGAAGGGGAATCGACCGGCACGCCCATCGCCTTTGCCATCGAGAACACCGACCAGCGTTCCCGGGATTACGAAGCGGCCAAGAATCTGCTGCGCCCGGGCCACGCCGACGGCACGTATCTGGCCAAGTACGGCCGGCGCGACTATCGCGGCGGCGGCCGGGCCTCGGCCCGGGAGACGGCCGCCCGGGTGGCCGGCGGGGCCGTGGCCGCCTCGCTGTTGTCCGGCCGCGGCATCGACGTTTTCGCCTACACCGTGGAATTCGGTGGCCTGCCGGCCACGGTCATCGATGCGGCCGGCGCGGCCGACCGGCCCTTTTGCGCCCCGGACCCGGCCGTCATCCCGGCCTGGGAGGCCAGGGCCAAGCAGGCCATGGGCAGCGGCGACAGCCTGGGCGGCATCGTCGAGGTGACGGCCACCGGCGTGCCGGCCGGCCTGGGCGAACCGGTCTTCGACAAGCTCGACGCCAGGCTGGCCTATGCCCTCATGGGCATCGGCGCGGTCAAGGGCGTGGAGATCGGGGTGGGTTTCGCCGCCGCGCGCCTGACCGGGTCCACCAACAACGATCCTATCGTCAACCCGCCCGAGAGCAACAACGCCGGCGGCATCCTGGGCGGCATCTCCAACGGCCAGCCCGTCACGGTCCGGGCGGCCATCAAGCCCATCCCGTCCATCGCCGTGCCCCAGCGCACCACGGACATCGCCGGGAACCCGGCCGAAATCGTGGTGGGCGGCCGCCACGACCGCAGTGCCATCCCGCGCGTGGTCCCGGTCATCCGGGCCATGGTCCTGCTGGTTGTGGCCGATTTCCTGCTGGCCCAGCAGGCCGTGCGGCCCGTGGGCGCGCCCTGGGTCTAG
- a CDS encoding oligosaccharide flippase family protein: MKRFLKQNIVILVLLNSGNLFNYLFQLVVGRSMSPADFGGFNALNSTMVIFSAPLAIVPLVMARFTARFVLTDMGLVRALLTRALGLAAGLAVVAYGLGALALPALQAFLHIESPTPILLMLGVMAGSFVLPVPWGMLQGLQRFTGYGIAGASNACFRFLGAIAFVWGLSYGINGALVASLTGIAAALCVNFLFLRDVFPVTPSRLPDGLFKEVGSYSVGMLLSSIIVMVLGNLDVVLVRHYCDAEGAGLYATAAILGRIAFYLPSVLMSVLFTEAATAKESGRNDLSSLWISMGLTAALGGGFALCCLIGSSFVVKMLFGAQYAAAGPLLAVISGAMALLAVANILFVYFQARSEFGFVWFQAAGVALFLGLTLFFHDTPMTVAWLLFAGIAVMLAGSLCWLLGRVRARRAETSGA, encoded by the coding sequence GTGAAACGCTTCCTCAAGCAGAACATCGTCATCCTCGTCCTGCTCAACTCCGGCAACCTCTTCAACTACCTCTTCCAACTGGTGGTCGGGCGCTCCATGAGTCCGGCGGACTTCGGCGGCTTCAACGCGCTCAATTCCACCATGGTGATCTTTTCCGCGCCCCTGGCCATCGTGCCCCTGGTCATGGCCCGGTTTACGGCCCGATTTGTCCTCACCGACATGGGGTTGGTGCGCGCCCTGCTCACCCGCGCCCTGGGCCTGGCCGCCGGTCTGGCCGTGGTGGCCTACGGCCTGGGCGCCCTGGCCCTGCCGGCCTTGCAGGCTTTCCTGCACATCGAATCCCCCACCCCCATCCTCCTCATGCTCGGGGTCATGGCCGGCTCCTTCGTCCTGCCCGTGCCCTGGGGCATGCTCCAGGGACTGCAGCGCTTCACCGGCTACGGCATCGCCGGGGCCTCCAACGCCTGTTTCCGGTTCCTGGGGGCCATCGCCTTTGTCTGGGGCCTGTCCTACGGTATAAACGGCGCGCTGGTGGCCAGCCTCACCGGCATCGCCGCCGCGCTGTGCGTCAATTTCCTGTTTCTTCGCGACGTGTTCCCAGTCACGCCTTCCCGGCTGCCCGACGGGCTTTTCAAGGAAGTGGGCAGCTATTCGGTGGGGATGCTCCTGTCGTCGATCATCGTCATGGTGCTGGGCAACCTCGACGTGGTGCTGGTGCGCCACTACTGCGACGCCGAAGGAGCCGGGCTTTACGCCACGGCGGCCATCCTCGGGCGCATCGCCTTTTATCTCCCTTCGGTGCTCATGAGCGTGCTGTTCACCGAGGCGGCCACAGCCAAGGAGTCGGGGCGCAACGACCTGTCGTCGCTGTGGATTTCCATGGGCCTGACCGCCGCTCTTGGCGGCGGCTTCGCCCTGTGTTGTCTCATTGGCTCGTCGTTTGTGGTCAAGATGCTCTTTGGCGCGCAGTACGCGGCGGCCGGCCCGCTTCTGGCCGTCATCAGCGGGGCCATGGCTCTTCTGGCCGTGGCCAACATCCTTTTCGTCTATTTCCAGGCCCGCTCGGAATTCGGCTTCGTCTGGTTCCAGGCCGCCGGAGTGGCGCTTTTTCTGGGGCTTACGCTCTTTTTCCACGACACGCCCATGACCGTGGCCTGGCTGCTGTTCGCCGGCATCGCGGTCATGCTGGCCGGCTCGCTGTGCTGGCTGCTCGGGCGGGTGCGGGCCCGGCGGGCCGAGACCTCCGGGGCCTAA
- a CDS encoding DUF2079 domain-containing protein, with translation MLKDHAPALLPEPPARKVGGAVFAGLFGVLAVMSCLKYLALHSTVFDLGVFLSNLHSLHVAGQWWRAFLGHAQPLLPVYAQVYRLVPDQAAPLVLLVSQAFVLALPAFFAGRRHGTLAALAYVLFFPVWTNALFDFHLDHLLVPILYGFLAAATTGRVGWAVVLGLAPSLVKEPYALTTICCGAYLWLCEGRRGPGLFLAAFGALYFYVTTSLIVPFCTADAGLGIQSGAFSWLGGSPGAALVTLITQPGKVLAVVLGVPGKWKYLFFLFGSLIFFPLLRPKLLLPALPTIALSLLSTNPSYYGWANHYTAGAAGVLFFAFCQVLGPVRVLARQSGAGAGRVVFAVMGWLAIAHVMLAPSPVSRLFWTTDSFAFSSDAYEPTARDAAILAEILKVVPQDPRVAVVSQNTLNWGALAERLDYNSFPLGVFEPHPVRDLSGATWADFWTFVRTRQTPNLPVRSWQAQYVLLDLTRPWFVLDRGCEFIQGACRDEDVAREFNVFVIRARQEFDTLYDQGGFLILRRPQPAPPTPASPPAEAAGQPAEGAAASPSVNQPGFPPAVQPATPGQPPAVVGSPATAGPGVPVPSGQTSATPKTGPAQATPAAPAAPGSVPAPAGPPRTTPESDLGTEIEVEVLDRFPSQRAKKLKPTGRESEAGPADQSGPGAGQPAPATTPAPSVGPAQADAPAAEGEAATKRRQRRPKPEALEAAPSSEAAPGQPAAATSGQPSGPASGQSPSLAPDAAPAGEDAPRPKPRSRRPKTVETIEAGQPEQPPAPATTP, from the coding sequence ATGCTTAAGGACCACGCGCCGGCCCTTTTGCCCGAACCGCCCGCCCGCAAGGTCGGCGGCGCGGTCTTCGCCGGCCTGTTCGGCGTGCTGGCCGTGATGTCGTGCCTGAAATACCTGGCCCTGCATTCCACGGTCTTCGACCTTGGCGTCTTTCTCTCCAACCTCCACTCGCTCCATGTGGCCGGCCAGTGGTGGCGGGCGTTTCTCGGCCATGCCCAGCCGCTGTTGCCGGTCTACGCCCAGGTCTACCGGCTGGTGCCGGATCAGGCCGCGCCCCTTGTGCTTTTGGTGTCCCAGGCCTTTGTCCTGGCCCTGCCGGCCTTTTTCGCCGGCCGCCGCCACGGGACCCTGGCCGCCCTGGCCTATGTCCTGTTTTTCCCGGTCTGGACCAATGCGCTGTTTGACTTCCACCTCGACCATCTGCTCGTGCCCATCCTCTACGGCTTCCTGGCCGCCGCCACCACCGGCCGCGTCGGCTGGGCCGTGGTGCTGGGGCTGGCTCCGTCCCTGGTCAAGGAACCCTACGCCCTGACCACGATCTGCTGCGGGGCCTATCTGTGGCTGTGCGAGGGCCGGCGCGGTCCGGGGCTGTTCCTGGCCGCTTTCGGGGCGCTCTATTTTTATGTGACGACGTCTTTGATCGTGCCCTTTTGCACCGCCGACGCCGGCCTTGGCATCCAAAGCGGAGCCTTCTCCTGGCTCGGCGGCAGCCCGGGCGCGGCCCTGGTCACCCTGATCACCCAGCCCGGCAAGGTGCTTGCCGTGGTGCTCGGCGTGCCGGGCAAATGGAAATACCTCTTTTTCCTGTTTGGCTCCCTGATCTTCTTTCCGCTACTGCGGCCCAAGCTCCTGCTGCCGGCCCTGCCGACCATCGCCTTGTCCCTGCTCTCCACCAACCCCAGCTATTACGGCTGGGCCAACCACTACACCGCCGGCGCGGCCGGGGTGCTCTTTTTCGCCTTTTGCCAGGTGCTCGGGCCGGTGCGCGTCCTGGCCCGCCAGTCCGGGGCCGGGGCCGGGCGGGTGGTTTTCGCGGTCATGGGCTGGCTGGCCATCGCCCACGTCATGCTGGCCCCCTCGCCGGTGTCGCGCCTTTTCTGGACCACCGACAGCTTTGCCTTTTCCAGCGACGCCTACGAACCCACCGCCCGGGACGCCGCCATCCTGGCCGAGATCCTCAAAGTCGTGCCCCAGGACCCGCGCGTGGCCGTGGTCTCCCAAAATACGCTGAACTGGGGGGCCCTGGCCGAACGGCTGGATTACAACAGCTTTCCCCTGGGCGTGTTCGAGCCCCATCCCGTGCGCGACCTCTCCGGCGCGACCTGGGCCGATTTCTGGACCTTCGTGCGCACCCGGCAAACCCCGAACCTGCCGGTGCGGTCCTGGCAGGCCCAGTACGTGCTGCTCGATCTCACCCGACCCTGGTTCGTCCTGGACCGGGGCTGCGAGTTCATCCAGGGAGCCTGCCGGGACGAGGACGTGGCCCGGGAGTTCAACGTCTTCGTCATCCGCGCCCGCCAGGAGTTCGACACCCTCTACGACCAGGGCGGTTTCCTCATCCTGCGCCGGCCACAGCCCGCACCCCCGACGCCGGCCAGCCCGCCGGCCGAGGCGGCCGGACAACCGGCCGAGGGCGCAGCCGCCAGCCCCTCCGTGAACCAGCCGGGCTTCCCGCCGGCCGTCCAACCGGCGACGCCGGGACAGCCGCCGGCCGTCGTCGGGTCGCCGGCCACGGCCGGCCCAGGCGTTCCCGTGCCCTCCGGCCAAACGTCGGCCACGCCCAAGACCGGGCCGGCCCAGGCCACGCCGGCCGCCCCGGCCGCGCCAGGTTCCGTCCCGGCACCGGCCGGGCCGCCTCGGACCACGCCCGAGAGCGACCTGGGCACCGAGATTGAAGTGGAAGTGCTGGACCGGTTCCCGAGCCAGCGGGCCAAAAAGCTCAAGCCGACCGGCCGTGAGAGCGAAGCCGGCCCGGCTGATCAATCCGGGCCGGGCGCCGGTCAGCCGGCCCCGGCCACGACGCCGGCGCCGTCTGTGGGGCCGGCCCAGGCCGACGCACCCGCCGCCGAAGGCGAAGCGGCGACCAAGCGACGCCAGCGACGCCCCAAGCCCGAAGCCCTGGAGGCAGCCCCGTCGTCCGAGGCCGCCCCGGGCCAGCCGGCCGCCGCCACGTCGGGCCAACCCTCGGGTCCGGCGTCGGGCCAGTCGCCAAGTCTGGCCCCGGACGCCGCCCCGGCCGGCGAGGACGCCCCGCGCCCGAAGCCCCGGAGCCGCCGCCCCAAAACCGTCGAAACCATCGAAGCCGGCCAACCGGAACAGCCGCCGGCTCCGGCCACAACGCCTTAG
- a CDS encoding glycosyltransferase, with amino-acid sequence MRFTKALLISHITDLAGPSEALENYLKARSDVLGIIYHPFHYCSDRRSIARKYAGGRLVSEKKRCGAALPGLVTYFKDAFFSVFFFLGFFSRFETCVACDPLNGVVAMVLKRLGLIRRVVYYTIDWMPERFASKILNKLYHALDRFCLDNCDAAWNISPRIVEIRREQGLPDDRNVLVPVGVDLEKIDLPDKSAKTPRDVVLLGALSPSKGVDLVIEAWPALTQRFPGLTLHVIGKTPNNAIEDGVVYAPYEPRLTALGESVVLHGVMNHDKVLETLPAFDISLALYRPTDNNLSRWADPSRVKDYLACGLPVVITDVPEIAKDVDALAAGVVAPYTVDGVATAIAAMVEAPERWRAMREAAVAYMQRYRWSAIFDASFEAALAPPVR; translated from the coding sequence ATGCGCTTCACCAAAGCCCTGCTCATCAGCCATATCACCGATCTGGCCGGCCCTTCGGAAGCCCTGGAGAACTACCTCAAGGCCCGAAGCGACGTTTTGGGGATCATCTACCACCCCTTCCACTACTGCTCGGACCGCCGCTCCATCGCCCGAAAATACGCCGGCGGCCGACTCGTCTCGGAAAAAAAGCGTTGCGGCGCGGCCTTGCCGGGGCTGGTCACCTATTTCAAGGACGCCTTTTTCTCGGTCTTTTTCTTCCTCGGCTTTTTTTCGCGCTTCGAGACCTGCGTGGCCTGCGACCCCTTAAACGGGGTGGTGGCCATGGTGCTCAAGCGCCTGGGACTCATCCGGCGGGTGGTCTACTACACCATCGACTGGATGCCTGAGCGCTTCGCCAGCAAGATTCTCAATAAGCTCTACCACGCCCTGGACCGCTTTTGCCTGGACAACTGCGACGCGGCCTGGAACATCTCGCCGCGCATCGTGGAGATTCGCCGGGAGCAAGGGCTGCCCGACGACCGCAACGTGCTGGTGCCCGTGGGCGTGGATCTTGAAAAGATCGACCTGCCCGACAAGTCGGCCAAGACCCCGCGCGACGTCGTGCTGCTGGGAGCGCTGAGCCCGTCCAAGGGCGTGGATCTGGTCATCGAGGCCTGGCCGGCCCTGACCCAGCGCTTCCCGGGACTGACGCTGCACGTCATCGGCAAGACGCCCAACAACGCCATCGAGGACGGCGTGGTCTACGCGCCCTACGAGCCGCGCCTGACCGCCCTTGGAGAGAGCGTGGTCCTGCACGGCGTCATGAACCACGACAAGGTGCTGGAAACCCTGCCGGCCTTCGACATCAGCCTCGCGCTCTACCGCCCCACGGACAACAACCTGTCGCGCTGGGCCGATCCCAGCCGGGTCAAGGACTATCTGGCCTGCGGCCTGCCGGTGGTCATCACCGACGTGCCGGAAATCGCCAAGGACGTGGACGCCCTCGCGGCCGGGGTGGTCGCGCCCTACACCGTGGACGGGGTGGCTACGGCCATCGCCGCCATGGTCGAGGCCCCGGAGCGCTGGCGGGCCATGCGTGAGGCGGCCGTGGCCTACATGCAGCGCTACCGCTGGTCGGCCATCTTCGACGCCTCCTTCGAGGCGGCCCTGGCCCCGCCGGTCCGCTAG
- a CDS encoding methyl-accepting chemotaxis protein, producing the protein MSLKYKLILFCLAISILPLAVTAVVSMRQAGGILGEQAFAGLEAARDSRKQALEAAAATWLREAAILAKVKEVYNGVGMLRDYFMLGKPGARVETATDEYKDLRDYVAPPFAPFTEVLGFEDALVVADDGRVYFGAKGGQEVGEDLKAGPLKDSSLAAAWKGAMAGKITFADFAPYAPLGGEPAAFVAAPIKNHVGTMIEAAAVLRVPRAELARIMGQGEAAGMAREFVLVGADGGVRVASTQGISAISGVSAETAQKALAGQTGDATGPGEGGQETLAAYAPVVFGETPFALVARTPADEAFAAARGLRHVSLAVAGVTAGLVLLAVTLFLRKEILKPLAGILDYLAAVTHGDFAAAPPATLRGEMERLRQGLLAMVAEIKNKLGFSSSILKAITLPCLVADIDGRVTFVNPALLHLLGRGDDYKAVLGRPAAEVLGRNPELTSQLTGCLTDRACRLGVETLLSDGTDDLRHVRVDTAPLYDLDEGLIGAFALVVDLTDVKSTEALVVSRNETLRRAALQAEDIARHVASRAEALSGRVVAVSDGAMTQTAQLQETVGAIAGLNQALDAVAAGADGAAGGAEAAMGQAKAGREAVEQTARAISQVRELSGELRASMDALGDRAASIGGIISVISDIADQTNLLALNAAIEAARAGEAGRGFAVVADEVRKLAEKTMLATREVSSSVHAVLAAVDDSAAKAAGAAAAVAQADGLVAGSGRTLAAIVESCEDAARAVREIAASAKTQATAHDEINRAVYSIGEVAEETARDMDEAAGAVSDLAGQAGDLMRLIEEMRG; encoded by the coding sequence ATGAGCCTCAAATACAAACTTATCCTTTTTTGTCTGGCCATCAGCATCCTGCCCCTGGCCGTCACGGCCGTGGTCAGCATGCGCCAGGCCGGCGGCATCCTCGGCGAACAAGCTTTCGCCGGCCTGGAAGCCGCCCGGGACAGCCGCAAGCAGGCCCTGGAGGCGGCGGCCGCCACCTGGCTGCGCGAGGCCGCCATCCTGGCCAAGGTCAAGGAAGTGTATAACGGCGTGGGCATGTTGCGGGACTATTTCATGCTCGGCAAACCCGGCGCGCGGGTGGAGACGGCCACCGACGAATACAAGGATCTGCGCGACTACGTGGCCCCGCCCTTTGCCCCCTTCACCGAGGTGCTCGGGTTCGAGGACGCCCTGGTGGTGGCCGACGACGGCCGGGTCTATTTCGGCGCCAAGGGCGGCCAGGAGGTCGGCGAGGACCTCAAGGCCGGACCGCTCAAGGATTCGAGCCTGGCCGCCGCCTGGAAAGGGGCCATGGCCGGCAAGATCACTTTTGCCGATTTCGCGCCCTACGCCCCCCTGGGCGGCGAACCGGCCGCGTTCGTGGCCGCGCCCATCAAAAACCACGTCGGCACCATGATCGAGGCCGCCGCCGTGCTGCGTGTGCCGCGTGCCGAGCTGGCCCGCATCATGGGCCAGGGCGAGGCGGCCGGCATGGCCCGGGAGTTCGTGCTGGTGGGGGCCGACGGCGGCGTGCGCGTGGCCTCGACCCAAGGGATTTCCGCCATATCCGGCGTGTCCGCCGAAACCGCCCAAAAGGCCCTGGCCGGCCAGACCGGCGACGCCACCGGCCCGGGCGAGGGCGGCCAGGAGACCCTGGCCGCTTATGCGCCGGTGGTCTTTGGCGAAACGCCCTTTGCCCTGGTGGCCCGCACCCCGGCCGACGAGGCCTTTGCCGCCGCCCGGGGCCTGCGCCATGTCTCCCTGGCCGTGGCCGGGGTGACGGCCGGGTTGGTGCTCCTGGCCGTGACGCTGTTTTTACGCAAGGAAATCCTCAAGCCCCTGGCTGGTATCCTCGACTATCTGGCCGCCGTCACCCACGGCGACTTCGCGGCCGCGCCACCGGCGACCCTTCGCGGCGAAATGGAGCGCCTGCGCCAGGGCTTGCTGGCCATGGTGGCGGAGATCAAAAACAAGCTCGGCTTTTCCTCCAGCATCCTCAAAGCCATCACCCTGCCCTGCCTGGTCGCCGACATTGACGGTCGGGTGACCTTCGTCAACCCGGCCCTGCTCCACCTGCTCGGGCGCGGCGACGACTACAAGGCCGTGCTCGGCCGGCCGGCCGCCGAGGTCCTGGGCCGCAACCCGGAGCTGACCAGCCAACTCACGGGCTGCCTCACCGACCGGGCCTGCCGGCTGGGGGTCGAGACCCTGCTGTCCGACGGCACGGACGACCTGCGCCATGTGCGCGTGGACACCGCGCCGCTGTACGACCTCGACGAGGGCCTCATCGGGGCCTTTGCCCTGGTGGTGGACCTGACCGACGTCAAATCCACCGAGGCGCTCGTGGTCAGCCGCAACGAAACCCTGCGCCGGGCCGCCCTCCAGGCCGAGGACATCGCCCGCCACGTGGCCTCCCGGGCCGAGGCCCTGTCCGGCCGGGTGGTGGCCGTGTCCGACGGGGCCATGACCCAGACCGCCCAGCTCCAGGAGACCGTCGGGGCCATCGCCGGGCTCAACCAGGCCCTGGACGCCGTGGCCGCCGGAGCCGACGGCGCGGCCGGCGGGGCCGAGGCGGCCATGGGCCAGGCCAAGGCCGGCCGCGAGGCCGTGGAACAGACCGCCCGGGCCATCAGCCAGGTGCGCGAGCTGTCCGGCGAGCTGCGGGCCAGCATGGACGCCCTGGGCGACCGGGCCGCCTCCATCGGCGGCATCATTTCCGTCATCTCCGACATCGCCGACCAGACCAACCTGTTGGCCTTAAACGCCGCCATCGAGGCGGCCCGGGCCGGCGAGGCCGGGCGCGGCTTTGCCGTGGTGGCCGACGAGGTCCGCAAGCTGGCCGAAAAAACCATGCTGGCCACCCGCGAGGTTTCCAGCTCGGTCCATGCCGTGCTGGCCGCCGTGGACGACAGCGCGGCCAAGGCGGCCGGCGCGGCCGCGGCCGTGGCCCAGGCCGACGGGCTGGTGGCCGGCTCGGGCCGCACCCTGGCCGCCATTGTGGAAAGCTGCGAGGACGCCGCCCGGGCCGTGCGCGAGATCGCCGCCTCGGCCAAGACCCAGGCCACGGCCCACGACGAGATCAACCGGGCCGTCTACTCCATCGGCGAGGTGGCCGAGGAAACCGCCCGGGACATGGACGAGGCGGCCGGGGCCGTTTCCGACCTGGCCGGCCAGGCCGGCGACCTCATGCGCCTTATCGAGGAGATGCGCGGCTAA